The following proteins are encoded in a genomic region of Streptomyces sp. NBC_01723:
- a CDS encoding NADP-dependent oxidoreductase: MQAITVQDRNAGVSGLTRSELPHPHAAENDVIVEVHAAGFTPGELDWPGTWTDRAGRDRTPSVPGHELSGVVTELGYGTTGLTVGQRVLGLTDWTRNGTLAEYTAVEARNLAPLPADVDHITAAALPISGLTSYQALFDHAHLITGQTVLIHGAAGGVGSIAVQLAREAGARVIGTGRSGDRDTALGLGANAFVDLQAEKLEDIGEVDVVFDVIGGEILERSTALVRPGGTLVTIAEPPTVHPRDGRAVFFVVEPDRARLADLAQRLRDGRLKPIVGAVRPLAEAASAFAPDKRTPGKTIIRVPGPERDAQR; encoded by the coding sequence ATGCAAGCCATCACCGTCCAGGACCGCAATGCCGGTGTCAGCGGCCTGACCCGCTCCGAGCTGCCCCATCCGCATGCTGCCGAGAACGACGTGATCGTGGAGGTCCACGCCGCCGGATTCACCCCGGGCGAGCTGGACTGGCCCGGTACCTGGACCGACCGGGCCGGCCGTGACCGGACCCCGAGCGTGCCCGGCCACGAGCTGTCCGGCGTGGTCACCGAACTCGGTTACGGCACCACCGGCCTGACGGTCGGGCAGCGAGTCCTCGGTCTGACCGACTGGACCCGCAACGGCACACTGGCCGAGTACACGGCGGTCGAGGCCCGTAACCTCGCCCCGCTCCCGGCCGATGTCGACCACATCACGGCCGCGGCGCTGCCGATCTCCGGACTCACCTCCTACCAGGCCCTGTTCGACCACGCCCACCTGATCACCGGCCAGACCGTGCTCATCCACGGTGCCGCGGGCGGCGTCGGCTCCATCGCCGTGCAGTTGGCCCGCGAGGCCGGCGCCCGAGTGATCGGTACCGGCCGGTCCGGTGACCGCGACACCGCCCTCGGCCTGGGCGCCAACGCGTTCGTCGACCTTCAGGCGGAGAAGCTGGAGGACATCGGGGAGGTTGACGTGGTCTTCGACGTGATCGGCGGTGAGATCCTCGAACGTTCCACCGCGCTGGTCCGTCCCGGCGGCACGCTGGTGACCATCGCCGAGCCGCCCACCGTCCACCCCCGCGACGGACGCGCCGTCTTCTTCGTCGTCGAACCCGACCGGGCCCGGCTGGCCGACCTGGCCCAGCGCCTGCGCGACGGGCGCCTCAAGCCGATCGTCGGGGCCGTCCGGCCGCTCGCCGAGGCTGCCTCGGCCTTCGCGCCGGACAAGCGGACTCCCGGAAAGACGATCATCCGCGTGCCGGGCCCGGAACGGGATGCTCAGAGGTAG
- a CDS encoding MerR family transcriptional regulator, producing the protein MYPSAMPPREVKIGDAAAFAGTTPRAIRHYHQIGLLPEPGRGGDGRRRYGYDDMIRLLWIRKMSEAGISLDDMRAAFDEARDVEDVLGRLEETLAAQEAAIKRQRAAVQRLRAVGSPLGLLSPLVTDRLSHLPPGALRPSDLDALLVTERIFGPLGAAIQAGVFIILATHPGLRAEADRLDAADAALDDTVDPHDPQVEELAARHCAHHKALLQAIDAAGLEVAEEKLFEIYDAEVSGAEDARMSAFEAVTKMPYGFSAARTRCMELTARLLDGDLAAGS; encoded by the coding sequence ATGTATCCCTCCGCCATGCCTCCCCGCGAGGTCAAGATCGGCGATGCCGCCGCCTTCGCCGGAACCACTCCGCGCGCCATTCGTCACTACCACCAGATCGGTCTGCTGCCGGAGCCCGGACGAGGCGGAGACGGACGCCGCCGCTATGGCTACGACGACATGATCCGCCTGCTGTGGATCCGCAAGATGTCCGAGGCCGGCATCAGCCTGGATGACATGCGGGCCGCCTTCGACGAAGCCAGGGACGTCGAGGATGTCCTGGGACGGCTGGAGGAGACCCTGGCCGCCCAGGAGGCCGCCATCAAGCGTCAGCGCGCCGCAGTCCAGCGCCTGCGGGCCGTGGGCAGCCCACTGGGCCTGCTCTCGCCGCTGGTCACGGACCGGCTCAGCCACCTGCCTCCTGGCGCACTGCGCCCCTCCGACCTGGACGCCCTGCTGGTCACGGAACGGATCTTCGGACCGCTGGGAGCCGCGATTCAGGCCGGCGTGTTCATCATCCTGGCGACCCATCCCGGCCTACGGGCCGAGGCAGACCGCCTCGACGCGGCCGACGCAGCCCTCGATGACACCGTCGACCCACACGACCCGCAGGTCGAGGAACTCGCCGCGCGGCACTGCGCCCACCACAAGGCCCTGCTCCAGGCCATTGATGCGGCCGGACTGGAGGTGGCCGAGGAGAAGCTCTTCGAGATCTACGACGCCGAGGTGAGCGGTGCGGAGGACGCCCGGATGAGTGCCTTCGAAGCGGTAACCAAGATGCCCTATGGCTTCTCCGCGGCCCGGACGCGGTGCATGGAACTCACGGCACGACTCCTCGACGGGGACCTCGCCGCGGGCAGCTGA
- a CDS encoding maleylpyruvate isomerase family mycothiol-dependent enzyme encodes MRNDVWPMVHTERVALIDDLAHLEEERWGQPSLCEGWTVHDVVAHLIDTARTTRLGFVVGLVRERFDFDRQNARGVERERGASPQETLQRLRQVASRRSTPPAPLDSRLVEQVVHGEDIRRPLGITRSYPPEAVVRSLRLQARTPASFGGAKELTASIRLTAVDADLSIGDGPEVRGPALSLLLAVCGRRVALEELDGPGTDSLVAPRR; translated from the coding sequence ATGCGCAACGATGTCTGGCCGATGGTGCATACGGAGCGTGTTGCGCTGATCGACGACCTCGCGCACCTTGAAGAGGAGCGGTGGGGACAGCCATCGCTCTGTGAGGGGTGGACCGTGCATGACGTGGTCGCACACCTGATCGACACGGCCCGGACGACACGTCTTGGGTTTGTGGTCGGTCTCGTCCGTGAGCGGTTCGACTTCGACCGCCAGAACGCACGCGGCGTGGAGCGGGAGCGGGGCGCCTCACCGCAGGAGACGTTGCAGCGGCTTCGGCAGGTCGCGTCGCGTAGGTCGACGCCCCCTGCGCCGCTGGACAGCCGGCTCGTCGAGCAGGTCGTCCACGGTGAGGACATCCGCAGGCCGCTGGGCATCACCCGCTCCTATCCGCCGGAGGCTGTCGTCCGTTCGCTGCGCCTGCAGGCTCGCACTCCCGCGTCGTTCGGCGGAGCCAAGGAGCTGACAGCCAGTATCCGGCTCACAGCGGTAGACGCCGACCTGTCCATCGGAGACGGTCCGGAAGTCAGGGGGCCTGCGCTTTCGCTGCTGCTGGCTGTCTGCGGGCGACGGGTGGCTCTGGAGGAGCTTGACGGACCGGGGACCGATTCCCTCGTGGCACCACGCCGGTGA
- a CDS encoding ThuA domain-containing protein — MHRKLIGTLALIAAAALSATPYAAAAPERPSPPSAPTAQAAQAAADPHYEVLVFSKTAGFRHSSIDDGLAALRELGTANNFTVDATEDAGAFTAAGLAPYEAVVFLSTTGDVLNDAQQTAFEQYINNGGGYVGVHAAADTEYDWPFYEGLAGALFQSHPAVQSATVQVEDRAHDATAHLDRAWQRTDEWYDYRSNPRASARVLASLDESSYSGGSMSGDHPIAWCKDYQGGRAFYTGGGHTDESYGQAEFRRHLLGGVRWAAGMTESDCRPETGYTGLFDGSGTSGWSQAGPGGFTLADDSLTSYGGLGMMWYNAREFTGDYSVKLDWRMDDDSNSGVFLGFPASDDPWSAVNNGYEIQIDATDSPDRTTGSVYGFQAADIAARDAALNPPGEWNTYELRVTGERLEIFLNGRKINDFTNTDPARSLRQGHIGIQNHGDGDAVSFRNIRAKVLNAGPSAGEVKGVHGKCLDVDNSQTADGTKVQLWTCNGTAAQKWTVQGDGTVKALGKCLDVSGGGSADGTRIQLWTCNGTGAQSWQPQADGTIRNPQSGKCLDASGGTWNDGTPVHLWTCHTGANQKWTLP, encoded by the coding sequence TTGCACAGAAAACTGATCGGTACCCTGGCCCTGATCGCGGCGGCAGCGCTGAGTGCCACGCCGTACGCCGCGGCAGCGCCCGAGAGACCGTCCCCGCCGTCGGCGCCCACCGCTCAGGCGGCTCAGGCCGCCGCCGACCCCCACTACGAGGTCCTGGTCTTCTCCAAGACGGCCGGGTTCCGCCACTCTTCGATCGACGACGGGCTGGCGGCCCTGCGCGAACTGGGAACGGCCAACAACTTCACCGTCGACGCCACCGAGGACGCGGGAGCCTTCACGGCCGCCGGACTGGCCCCCTACGAGGCGGTGGTCTTCCTCTCGACCACGGGTGACGTGCTGAACGACGCCCAGCAGACGGCCTTCGAGCAGTACATCAACAACGGCGGTGGCTACGTCGGCGTGCACGCGGCGGCGGACACCGAGTACGACTGGCCCTTCTACGAGGGTCTGGCGGGTGCCCTCTTCCAGTCCCATCCCGCCGTCCAGTCCGCCACGGTCCAGGTCGAGGACCGGGCCCACGACGCCACCGCCCATCTCGACCGGGCCTGGCAGCGCACCGACGAGTGGTACGACTACCGCTCCAACCCGCGTGCCTCCGCCCGCGTCCTGGCCTCGCTGGACGAGTCGAGCTACTCCGGCGGTTCCATGTCGGGCGACCATCCGATCGCCTGGTGCAAGGACTACCAAGGCGGCCGTGCCTTCTACACCGGTGGCGGCCACACCGACGAGTCCTACGGACAGGCCGAGTTCCGCCGCCACCTGCTGGGCGGTGTCCGGTGGGCGGCCGGCATGACCGAGTCGGACTGCCGTCCGGAGACCGGATACACCGGCCTCTTCGACGGCTCCGGCACCAGCGGCTGGAGCCAGGCGGGTCCCGGCGGCTTCACGCTCGCCGATGACTCCCTGACGTCGTACGGCGGGCTCGGCATGATGTGGTACAACGCCAGGGAGTTCACCGGCGACTACTCCGTGAAGCTGGACTGGAGGATGGACGACGACTCCAACTCCGGTGTCTTCCTCGGCTTCCCCGCCTCCGACGACCCCTGGTCCGCGGTGAACAACGGCTACGAGATCCAGATCGACGCCACCGACTCCCCGGACCGCACCACGGGCTCCGTGTACGGGTTCCAGGCGGCGGACATCGCCGCGCGGGACGCCGCACTCAACCCACCCGGAGAGTGGAACACCTACGAACTCCGCGTCACCGGCGAACGGCTGGAGATCTTCCTCAACGGCCGCAAGATCAACGACTTCACCAACACCGACCCCGCCCGCAGCCTCCGCCAGGGTCACATCGGCATCCAGAACCACGGTGACGGTGACGCGGTGTCGTTCCGCAACATCCGGGCCAAGGTACTGAACGCCGGTCCGTCCGCGGGCGAGGTGAAGGGCGTGCACGGCAAGTGCCTGGACGTCGACAACTCGCAGACCGCCGACGGCACGAAGGTCCAGTTGTGGACGTGCAACGGCACGGCCGCGCAGAAGTGGACGGTGCAGGGAGACGGCACGGTGAAGGCACTGGGCAAGTGCCTCGACGTCTCCGGCGGTGGCAGCGCGGACGGGACTCGCATCCAGCTCTGGACCTGCAACGGCACGGGCGCGCAGTCCTGGCAGCCGCAGGCCGACGGCACGATACGCAACCCACAGTCCGGCAAGTGCCTCGACGCCTCCGGCGGAACCTGGAACGACGGAACCCCGGTCCACCTGTGGACCTGCCACACCGGCGCCAACCAGAAGTGGACCCTGCCGTGA
- a CDS encoding pentapeptide repeat-containing protein — MEMGEPDRGRRGWYDRPVRRRIAAGLLAGAGLGMLGVLFVVLPGVVVDHDLAGASVAAQDRLKAVNDVRTTLLQVVGGLIVLFGAYATWRQLRVSQDGLRATREGYVTDRFSRAVDQLGSDKLDVRIGGLHALWRIAEQSTRDREAIISIQAAYLRTHLPWPPAGPESPAPDVPINDIAPLEIRTADAQVALTALGVLCRRREQSWVNLSVTDLRRADCDGLWFPEVNFDRACMEAASLYRVNLTQASLVSVNLRHADLTTGVLRRARCVLADLRAAKLVETDLCDADFTETDLREANLRKATAHGAVFHRADLRMADLRGTDLSTANLAEARLTGALASEHTRWPADFDYTAAGVVDSDDPGPEPSPLLQPPGVTWQAPSLRSTS; from the coding sequence ATGGAGATGGGGGAGCCGGACCGCGGGCGGCGGGGATGGTACGACAGGCCGGTCAGACGTCGTATCGCCGCAGGTCTGCTGGCCGGGGCGGGTCTGGGCATGCTGGGCGTGCTGTTCGTCGTGCTGCCGGGGGTGGTGGTCGACCACGACCTCGCCGGGGCGAGCGTCGCCGCGCAGGACCGGCTGAAGGCGGTGAACGATGTCCGCACGACGCTTCTGCAAGTGGTCGGTGGCCTGATCGTGCTTTTCGGCGCCTACGCCACCTGGCGGCAACTGCGGGTGAGCCAGGACGGATTGCGTGCCACCCGGGAAGGCTACGTCACGGACCGATTCAGCCGCGCCGTCGACCAGCTCGGCAGCGACAAGCTGGATGTGCGCATCGGCGGGTTGCACGCGCTGTGGCGGATCGCGGAGCAGTCCACCCGTGACCGGGAGGCCATCATCTCCATCCAGGCCGCATATCTGCGTACACACCTGCCCTGGCCACCTGCGGGACCGGAATCACCGGCGCCGGACGTGCCCATCAACGACATCGCACCGTTGGAGATCCGCACCGCCGACGCCCAGGTGGCGCTGACCGCGCTCGGCGTGCTCTGCCGGCGCCGGGAGCAGTCCTGGGTCAATCTCAGCGTCACTGACCTGCGCCGAGCGGACTGCGACGGGCTGTGGTTTCCCGAGGTCAACTTCGACCGCGCCTGCATGGAGGCGGCGAGTCTGTACCGCGTCAATCTGACACAGGCGTCCCTGGTCTCGGTCAACCTGCGGCACGCCGACCTCACCACGGGGGTTCTCCGCCGGGCTCGCTGCGTCCTGGCCGACCTGCGGGCCGCGAAGCTGGTCGAAACCGACTTGTGCGACGCCGACTTCACCGAGACCGACCTGCGCGAGGCGAACTTGCGCAAGGCCACCGCGCACGGTGCGGTCTTCCACCGCGCCGACCTCCGCATGGCTGACTTGCGCGGCACCGACTTGAGCACCGCCAACCTCGCCGAGGCACGCCTGACCGGCGCCCTGGCCAGTGAGCACACCCGCTGGCCGGCCGACTTCGATTACACGGCTGCCGGAGTCGTCGACTCCGACGACCCTGGACCCGAGCCCTCGCCCCTGCTCCAGCCGCCGGGGGTGACGTGGCAGGCACCGTCGCTGAGGTCCACCTCCTGA